In Xiphias gladius isolate SHS-SW01 ecotype Sanya breed wild chromosome 6, ASM1685928v1, whole genome shotgun sequence, a single genomic region encodes these proteins:
- the aasdh gene encoding beta-alanine-activating enzyme isoform X2 → MAAGTLRELVSAAASAYSDRAAVTYDGRSVSGSLVSLLYRDLVRLAGELSRILRKHCSAGNGVIGLYCCDDLFIPVWILGILQSPAAYVPLDPEAPGLLSARVMRQCGLKYCAVKTDLLQRFQTAVVRHISAEVCVALPEFKLTLLRVELLPVAEHKPETQQTVAQEADGADLCDAAVVEKDSGRRDLAYVLHTSGTTGLPKIVRVPHKCVLPNILHLRSLFQMSADDVVFLASPLTFDPSVVDIFLALSSGAQLLIIPSVIKKMPNRLAQLLFQDHKTTVLQVTPTLLSRFGHRILKQEVLSSGSSLRVLALGGEACPSPALLRSWKHEDNKTHIYNVYGITEVSCWACCYKIPQSLLQSSSPPSSTVSSVPLGTPLMDTVVEVRDEHGHIVTEGEGQVFIGGEDRVCLLDDEEVVIRGTMRATGDWVNVKDAELHYLGRRDRLIKRHGKRVNLDSLQHLIMSLPQVEACAVGLYEGSRLLAFVVASTSGDQRAASPLPSVQQHVDKSPSTFPRHQEEDLPSPVKLHQEETSGADGDLSRLIVNQLSLLLPSHSVPDTLVLVPALCLTPHGKVDMEALMKIYQKQRQSLESSQGDVGKLKQTLQSLWQDTLGFAQDVTIDEESNFLLSGGDSLKALHLCEDILTAVGVTSPELLEVILEGTFSDLLRYVARVTLMLPIENSASSLPEAKKRHADAPSVVGAKRERKESQSTAAERLQGERRAVKVIRRAGEVIELSIRNEETSKSLQADAVGEKDSSKKRSGDLLGLSLSWSSDTGRCVDASPVLLVRQTDRQSDVAKTTTVFIGSHSHRIQALDLDTGSLLWERVLGDRIEASAAVSHCGTLVVIGCYDGCVYFLCAASGKTRWIFETGDAVKSCPAVDPHTGLVIVGSHDGHVYALNPKVRHCVWKRHCGGGAVFSSPYLQPSLRQLYVASLGGHLLCLNPWRGPVV, encoded by the exons ATGGCTGCTGGGACGCTGCGGGAGCTGGTCTCCGCCGCTGCCTCTGCGTACTCGGACAGAGCAGCCGTGACATACGACGGCCGCTCGGTGTCAGGGAGCCTGGTGTCTCTGCTCTACAGAGACCTGGTCCGACTGGCCGGTGAACTGTCGCGTATATTGCGGAAGCACTGCTCTGCCGGTAACGGCGTCATCGGGCTGTACTGTTGTGATGATTTGTTCATACCCGTGTGGATCCTGGG GATCCTGCAGTCTCCTGCTGCCTATGTGCCACTGGACCCAGAAGCTCCAGGACTTCTCTCTGCCAGAGTCATGAGGCAGTGCGGCCTCAAGTACTGTGCTGTCAAGACTGACCTCCTGCAg CGTTTCCAGACAGCTGTCGTCAGACACATTtctgcagaggtgtgtgtggcGTTGCCCGAGTTTAAACTAACCCTGTTACGAGTCGAGCTGCTGCCAGTCGCCGAGCACAaaccagaaacacaacaaactgtAGCGCAGGAGGCAGATGGCGCTGATCTCTGTGATGCCGCTGTGGTGGAAAAGGACTCGGGGCGCAGGGACTTGGCATACGTGCTGCACACATCTGGTACGACAGGCCTTCCAAAGATTGTGAGGGTACCACACAAGTGTGTACTCCCTAATATACTTCATCTGAG ATCGTTGTTTCAGATGAgtgcagatgatgtggttttcCTGGCCTCGCCCTTAACCTTTGACCCCTCTGTGGTGGATATTTTCCTGGCCTTATCATCCGGGGCACAGCTCCTCATTATCCCCTCTGTGATCAAGAAAATGCCCAATCGACTGGCGCAACTGCTGTTCCAGGATCACAAGACGACCGTCCTCCAG GTGACACCCACTCTGCTCAGTCGCTTCGGGCATCGTATCctgaaacaggaagtgttgtCATCTGGCTCCTCGCTGCGGGTGTTGGCTCTGGGTGGAGAGGCCTGTCCCTCGCCAGCTCTGCTGAGGAGCTGGAAGCACGAGGACAACAAAACCCACATCTACAATGTCTACGGCATTACTGAGGTGTCCTGCTGGGCCTGCTGCTACAAAATACCACAGTCTCTGCTGCAGTCCAGCAGCCC ACCTTCCAGCACGGTGTCCTCAGTGCCTCTCGGGACTCCTCTGATGGACACGGTGGTGGAAGTCAGAGACGAACATGGCCACATTGTAACAGAGGGTGAAGGACAGGTGTTCATAG GCGGAGAGGACAGAGTGTGTCTCCTGGATGATGAGGAGGTTGTTATCCGCGGGACGATGAGAGCTACCGGAGACTGGGTGAATGTGAAAGATGCAGAGCTGCACTACCTGGGACGGAGAGACAGGCTGATAAAACGCCACGGAAAACGGGTGAACCTGGACAGCTTGCAGCAC CTCATAATGAGTCTGCCTCAGGTGGAGGCCTGTGCCGTGGGTTTGTACGAAGGCTCTCGACTGCTTGCCTTTGTCGTGGCGTCCACATCGGGAGACCAGCGAGCGGCGTCTCCTCTCCCATCTGTACAGCAGCACGTGGATAAATCACCCTCAACTTTTCCCCGGCATCAGGAGGAAGACCTGCCTTCTCCTGTAAAACTCCACCAGGAGGAGACGAGCGGTGCAGACGGAGACCTGAGCAGACTGATTGTGAACCagctgtctctgctgctgccctCTCACAGCGTTCCCGACACACTGGTGCTGGTCCCGGCCTTATGCCTGACTCCACATG GCAAAGTGGACATGGAGGCACTTATGAAAATAtaccaaaaacagagacagtCTTTAGAGTCTTCACAGGGAGATGTCGGCAAACTAAAGCAAACTCTTCAGTCGTTGTGGCAG GATACTTTAGGTTTTGCTCAAGATGTGACCATTGATGAGGAATCCAACTTCCTGTTGAGTGGAGGAGATTCTCTGAAGGCGCTGCACCTCTGTGAAGACATCCTCACTGCCGTGGGAGTCACCTCACCAGAGCTTTTGGAGGTTATACTTGAGGGGACCTTTTCTGACCTCCTGCGCTATGTTGCCAGAGTAACACTGATGCTGCCAATCGAGAACAGCGCATCATCACTTCCTGAGGCCAAGAAACGGCACGCCGATGCTCCCTCTGTTGTTGGAGCGAAGAGAGAACGCAAAGAGTCTCAGTCCACGGCAGCAGAGAGGCTGCAGGGGGAGAGACGGGCCGTTAAAGTGATAAGACGAGCAGGTGAGGTGATAGAACTGAGCATCAGAAATGAAGAGACGAGTAAAAGCCTCCAGGCTGATGCAGTCGGAGAAAAAGATTCGAGTAAGAAACGGAGCGGTGACCTTCTGGGCCTCAGTCTGAGCTGGTCCTCAGACACAGGCAGATGTGTGGATGCCTCCCCGGTGCTTCTAGTCCGTCAGACAGATCGGCAGTCAGATGtggccaaaacaacaacagtgttcATCGGCTCACATTCTCACAGGATCCAGGCTTTAGACCTGGACACCGGGAGCCTTCTGTGGGAGCGAGTCCTCGGGGACAGAATCGAGGCGTCGGCTGCTGTATCTCACTGCGGGACTCTGGTGGTTATAG GTTGCTACGACGGCTGTGTGTATTTCTTGTGCGCTGCTTCCGGAAAGACACGGTGGATATTTGAGACAGGAGATGCTGTGAAGAGCTGTCCTGCTGTGGATCCCCACACAGGTCTGGTGATAGTGGGCTCACACGATGGCCATGTTTATGCCCTGAACCCAAAG gttCGGCACTGTGTTTGGAAGCGTCACTGTGGCGGTGGGGCTGTGTTTTCCTCCCCCTACCTCCAGCCCTCGCTCAGACAGCTGTATGTGGCGTCACTGGGGGGTCACCTCCTCTGTCTCAACCCT TGGAGAGGTCCTGTGGTCTGA
- the aasdh gene encoding beta-alanine-activating enzyme isoform X1 has product MAAGTLRELVSAAASAYSDRAAVTYDGRSVSGSLVSLLYRDLVRLAGELSRILRKHCSAGNGVIGLYCCDDLFIPVWILGILQSPAAYVPLDPEAPGLLSARVMRQCGLKYCAVKTDLLQRFQTAVVRHISAEVCVALPEFKLTLLRVELLPVAEHKPETQQTVAQEADGADLCDAAVVEKDSGRRDLAYVLHTSGTTGLPKIVRVPHKCVLPNILHLRSLFQMSADDVVFLASPLTFDPSVVDIFLALSSGAQLLIIPSVIKKMPNRLAQLLFQDHKTTVLQVTPTLLSRFGHRILKQEVLSSGSSLRVLALGGEACPSPALLRSWKHEDNKTHIYNVYGITEVSCWACCYKIPQSLLQSSSPPSSTVSSVPLGTPLMDTVVEVRDEHGHIVTEGEGQVFIGGEDRVCLLDDEEVVIRGTMRATGDWVNVKDAELHYLGRRDRLIKRHGKRVNLDSLQHLIMSLPQVEACAVGLYEGSRLLAFVVASTSGDQRAASPLPSVQQHVDKSPSTFPRHQEEDLPSPVKLHQEETSGADGDLSRLIVNQLSLLLPSHSVPDTLVLVPALCLTPHGKVDMEALMKIYQKQRQSLESSQGDVGKLKQTLQSLWQDTLGFAQDVTIDEESNFLLSGGDSLKALHLCEDILTAVGVTSPELLEVILEGTFSDLLRYVARVTLMLPIENSASSLPEAKKRHADAPSVVGAKRERKESQSTAAERLQGERRAVKVIRRAGEVIELSIRNEETSKSLQADAVGEKDSSKKRSGDLLGLSLSWSSDTGRCVDASPVLLVRQTDRQSDVAKTTTVFIGSHSHRIQALDLDTGSLLWERVLGDRIEASAAVSHCGTLVVIGCYDGCVYFLCAASGKTRWIFETGDAVKSCPAVDPHTGLVIVGSHDGHVYALNPKVRHCVWKRHCGGGAVFSSPYLQPSLRQLYVASLGGHLLCLNPDSGEVLWSDCRDMPFFSSPNGSSDLVAIGSVDGNVCCFSNTGKLVWQFLTKGPIFSSVCVTPDQQRLLCGSHDGHLYCLNCADGSLVWTFETSGKVYSTPCVFDGSTVGRRGTLVGLASTDGTVWILDGQSGQMLASHTLPGELFSSPVVYEQFLVVGCRNDYVYCLKLTVKEEA; this is encoded by the exons ATGGCTGCTGGGACGCTGCGGGAGCTGGTCTCCGCCGCTGCCTCTGCGTACTCGGACAGAGCAGCCGTGACATACGACGGCCGCTCGGTGTCAGGGAGCCTGGTGTCTCTGCTCTACAGAGACCTGGTCCGACTGGCCGGTGAACTGTCGCGTATATTGCGGAAGCACTGCTCTGCCGGTAACGGCGTCATCGGGCTGTACTGTTGTGATGATTTGTTCATACCCGTGTGGATCCTGGG GATCCTGCAGTCTCCTGCTGCCTATGTGCCACTGGACCCAGAAGCTCCAGGACTTCTCTCTGCCAGAGTCATGAGGCAGTGCGGCCTCAAGTACTGTGCTGTCAAGACTGACCTCCTGCAg CGTTTCCAGACAGCTGTCGTCAGACACATTtctgcagaggtgtgtgtggcGTTGCCCGAGTTTAAACTAACCCTGTTACGAGTCGAGCTGCTGCCAGTCGCCGAGCACAaaccagaaacacaacaaactgtAGCGCAGGAGGCAGATGGCGCTGATCTCTGTGATGCCGCTGTGGTGGAAAAGGACTCGGGGCGCAGGGACTTGGCATACGTGCTGCACACATCTGGTACGACAGGCCTTCCAAAGATTGTGAGGGTACCACACAAGTGTGTACTCCCTAATATACTTCATCTGAG ATCGTTGTTTCAGATGAgtgcagatgatgtggttttcCTGGCCTCGCCCTTAACCTTTGACCCCTCTGTGGTGGATATTTTCCTGGCCTTATCATCCGGGGCACAGCTCCTCATTATCCCCTCTGTGATCAAGAAAATGCCCAATCGACTGGCGCAACTGCTGTTCCAGGATCACAAGACGACCGTCCTCCAG GTGACACCCACTCTGCTCAGTCGCTTCGGGCATCGTATCctgaaacaggaagtgttgtCATCTGGCTCCTCGCTGCGGGTGTTGGCTCTGGGTGGAGAGGCCTGTCCCTCGCCAGCTCTGCTGAGGAGCTGGAAGCACGAGGACAACAAAACCCACATCTACAATGTCTACGGCATTACTGAGGTGTCCTGCTGGGCCTGCTGCTACAAAATACCACAGTCTCTGCTGCAGTCCAGCAGCCC ACCTTCCAGCACGGTGTCCTCAGTGCCTCTCGGGACTCCTCTGATGGACACGGTGGTGGAAGTCAGAGACGAACATGGCCACATTGTAACAGAGGGTGAAGGACAGGTGTTCATAG GCGGAGAGGACAGAGTGTGTCTCCTGGATGATGAGGAGGTTGTTATCCGCGGGACGATGAGAGCTACCGGAGACTGGGTGAATGTGAAAGATGCAGAGCTGCACTACCTGGGACGGAGAGACAGGCTGATAAAACGCCACGGAAAACGGGTGAACCTGGACAGCTTGCAGCAC CTCATAATGAGTCTGCCTCAGGTGGAGGCCTGTGCCGTGGGTTTGTACGAAGGCTCTCGACTGCTTGCCTTTGTCGTGGCGTCCACATCGGGAGACCAGCGAGCGGCGTCTCCTCTCCCATCTGTACAGCAGCACGTGGATAAATCACCCTCAACTTTTCCCCGGCATCAGGAGGAAGACCTGCCTTCTCCTGTAAAACTCCACCAGGAGGAGACGAGCGGTGCAGACGGAGACCTGAGCAGACTGATTGTGAACCagctgtctctgctgctgccctCTCACAGCGTTCCCGACACACTGGTGCTGGTCCCGGCCTTATGCCTGACTCCACATG GCAAAGTGGACATGGAGGCACTTATGAAAATAtaccaaaaacagagacagtCTTTAGAGTCTTCACAGGGAGATGTCGGCAAACTAAAGCAAACTCTTCAGTCGTTGTGGCAG GATACTTTAGGTTTTGCTCAAGATGTGACCATTGATGAGGAATCCAACTTCCTGTTGAGTGGAGGAGATTCTCTGAAGGCGCTGCACCTCTGTGAAGACATCCTCACTGCCGTGGGAGTCACCTCACCAGAGCTTTTGGAGGTTATACTTGAGGGGACCTTTTCTGACCTCCTGCGCTATGTTGCCAGAGTAACACTGATGCTGCCAATCGAGAACAGCGCATCATCACTTCCTGAGGCCAAGAAACGGCACGCCGATGCTCCCTCTGTTGTTGGAGCGAAGAGAGAACGCAAAGAGTCTCAGTCCACGGCAGCAGAGAGGCTGCAGGGGGAGAGACGGGCCGTTAAAGTGATAAGACGAGCAGGTGAGGTGATAGAACTGAGCATCAGAAATGAAGAGACGAGTAAAAGCCTCCAGGCTGATGCAGTCGGAGAAAAAGATTCGAGTAAGAAACGGAGCGGTGACCTTCTGGGCCTCAGTCTGAGCTGGTCCTCAGACACAGGCAGATGTGTGGATGCCTCCCCGGTGCTTCTAGTCCGTCAGACAGATCGGCAGTCAGATGtggccaaaacaacaacagtgttcATCGGCTCACATTCTCACAGGATCCAGGCTTTAGACCTGGACACCGGGAGCCTTCTGTGGGAGCGAGTCCTCGGGGACAGAATCGAGGCGTCGGCTGCTGTATCTCACTGCGGGACTCTGGTGGTTATAG GTTGCTACGACGGCTGTGTGTATTTCTTGTGCGCTGCTTCCGGAAAGACACGGTGGATATTTGAGACAGGAGATGCTGTGAAGAGCTGTCCTGCTGTGGATCCCCACACAGGTCTGGTGATAGTGGGCTCACACGATGGCCATGTTTATGCCCTGAACCCAAAG gttCGGCACTGTGTTTGGAAGCGTCACTGTGGCGGTGGGGCTGTGTTTTCCTCCCCCTACCTCCAGCCCTCGCTCAGACAGCTGTATGTGGCGTCACTGGGGGGTCACCTCCTCTGTCTCAACCCT GACAGTGGAGAGGTCCTGTGGTCTGACTGCAGAGACATGCCGTTCTTCTCATCGCCAAACGGCTCCTCTGATCTTGTTGCTATCGGCTCGGTGGATGGAAACGTCTGCTGCTTCAGCAACACGGGGAAACTG GTGTGGCAGTTTTTAACAAAGGGACCCatcttctcctctgtgtgtgtcacaccGGACCAGCAGAGGCTTCTTTGTGGATCCCACGACGGTCACCTGTACTGTTTAAACTGTGCCGACGGCTCTTTAGTTTGGACTTTCGAGACATCAGGCAAGGTGTACTCCACTCCGTGTGTGTTTGATGGCTCCACTGTGGGCAGGAGGGGGACTCTGGTGGGCCTGGCCTCTACAGATGGCACAGTATGGATCCTGGACGGTCAAAGTGGACAAATGCTGGCGTCACACACTCTACCTGGGGAGTTATTTTCATCCCCGGTGGTGTATGAACAGTTTCTCGTTGTCGGGTGCCGCAATGACTATGTGTATTGTTTAAAGCTGACTGTCAAAGAGGAAGCATAG
- the cracd gene encoding LOW QUALITY PROTEIN: capping protein inhibiting regulator of actin dynamics (The sequence of the model RefSeq protein was modified relative to this genomic sequence to represent the inferred CDS: substituted 2 bases at 2 genomic stop codons), protein MSQENVSDKVRNLQRQIAQGIKFGQRPPSLRRSEGDEGSSDEEEAPRSPLKVLAQVEAEAPKTEPKQVQGAHAHSTPVKSPRSKQVLPHTGTIESINLDAVPQSVPRLDNTAAKHKLSVKPKNQRVSRKHRRFTQVSQSYSQDMSCNKWVLACCXLISXHFSTLFMVKKPTIFPHSQEFQEVSIPGGVQEDLEAAGVSSDDQRRASVEESLENFKRQRIHEEERQETRRKRELEEQRLRQEEEERRKRAEEMRLRELEEEKERCRKQQEEEERRQREDAERRRREEEERRIKEEEERRWREEEERKQREEEERRMREEEERRQLEEDERRRLEEQMRKEEEEERRKQEEEEEARRQQELEAERKRKLKEEEQERKKEEEAERLRLKEEEQRRMSLEEADGNSDPQERKRRAEELRWREMEERQRPFSFKVSSGEKQILFQKVNLTPVTPTSSHQSGASAEQREGAQASSSEGPDSPNLPASPYVPHTAILVTGAQLCGTAVNVDQIKDTACKSLLGLGEDKKAQGTPPIKSKTSPDRKSGKTKSLNESALPTDQSSAAVLAEWASIRSKIFKGVEEGKYDEYPDLNRNQPQPSSEDQVVFSHTNLRKTMSASAKFSITPAKKKFGDSNRNSEVFGAEDREGGEEATLSDSPTAASPAPTSKPQNRTSKTVRIIERGSEECMFAKDLPSFLVPSPGAKPDGAELKSRAQSEMEESESKEEGEKRGQDSEDKPSPFGIKLRRTNYSLRFHSEQSTEKRKKRYSAGDSFDGVPSPLTPIEPDSDTSSVFSEKSSPASPQKEGAVCKYLHASASPAVPRAKPGKSTSPTAQSEGEKVLSKPPLYRRPTMSPKPTSTVPTPPPSPLPKVVHGPPSDATIQRTGGTDSSSQEQMSRSEEASAVAQLHRSSQGQVQGEEEPKEKRSFFPSINIPWREKVDRKTELIRKEKPSLQSRHSLDSAKVQEKESGPLWITLALQKQKGFREQQQNREERRTQREAKLAEKQSKEKDSVMLVSPTGSKGSGSTSPSKSQTQEEPKRPDSLLGRLERREHLKKANTLPSSVTVEIADSTPSPPAVKEVSKRFPSSDSPQVSTEPAWLALAKRKAKAWSDCPQIIK, encoded by the exons ATGTCCCAGGAAAACGTATCGGATAAAGTTCGGAACCTGCAG AGGCAGATAGCACAAGGTATAAAGTTTGGCCAGAGGCCGCCTTCACTGAGGAGGAGTGAGGGAGACGAGGGAAGTTCGGACGAGGAAGAGGCTCCTCGGAGCCCTCTGAAGGTGCTGGCCCAGGTAGAAGCCGAGGcaccaaaaacagagccaaag CAGGTCCAAGGGGCCCATGCACACAGCACCCCAGTGAAGTCCCCGAGATCCAAACAAGTTCTTCCACACACTGGTACGATTGAGTCCATCAACCTGGATGCCGTCCCACAGTCTGTTCCTCGCTTAGACAACACCGCCGCCAAGCATAAACTGTCCGTCAAACCAAAAAATCAGAGAGTTTCCCGCAAGCACAGACGGTTCACACAGGTCAGCCAGAGCTATAGTCAAGATATGAGTTGTAACAAATGGGTCTTAGCATGTTGTTGACTgatttcatgacatttttcCACACTTTTTATGGTGAAGAAACCAACTATATTTCCACATTCCCAGGAATTCCAAGAGGTATCCATCCCTGGTGGGGTCCAAGAGGACCTCGAGGCAGCAGGGGTCTCCAGTGATGACCAGCGCAGGGCATCTGTCGAAGAGTCCCTTGAAAACTTCAAGAGACAGAGAATCCACgaggaggaaagacaggagacgaggaggaagagagagctggaggagcagaggctcagacaggaggaagaggagaggaggaagagggcagAGGAGATGAGGCTGCGTGAActagaggaggaaaaggagaggtgTCGTAAAcagcaagaggaggaagagagaaggcagagagaggatgcagagagaaggaggagggaagaggaggagaggagaattaaagaagaagaagaaaggaggtggcgagaggaggaagagaggaagcagagggaagaggaggaaaggagaatgCGAGAAGAGGAGGAACGTCGAcagctggaggaggatgagaggaggcGACTGGAAGAGCagatgaggaaagaggaggaggaagaaaggaggaagcaagaggaggaggaagaggcgaGAAGGCAGCAGGAGCTTGaggctgagaggaagaggaagctgaaagaggaagagcaggaaagaaagaaggaggaagaagcagagaggCTGAGGTT aaaggaggaggagcagagaaggATGTCATTAGAGGAGGCGGATGGCAACTCAGAtccacaggagaggaagaggagagctgAGGAGCTGCGCtggagggagatggaggagagacagaggccTTTCTCTTTTAAGGTTTCCTCTGGAGAAAAGCAGATTTTGTTCCAGAAGGTCAACCTGACGCCAGTTACACCGACCTCCAGCCACCAGAGTGGTGCTTCAGCTGAACAAAGAGAGGGAGCTCAGGCTTCTTCCTCTGAAGGACCAGACTCCCCCAACCTGCCGGCATCTCCATATGTCCCCCACACAGCCATCTTAGTGACAGGCGCCCAGCTTTGTGGGACAGCCGTCAATGTAGACCAGATCAAGGACACCGCCTGTAAGTCTCTGCTGGGTCTGGGAGAGGATAAAAAGGCCCAGGGGACACCGCCAATCAAGAGCAAGACTTCACCAGATCGCAAGTCCGGCAAAACCAAATCACTAAACGAGTCCGCACTCCCTACGGACCAGTCCAGTGCAGCCGTCCTGGCAGAGTGGGCAAGTATCAGATCAAAGATATTCAAGGGGGTAGAAGAGGGGAAGTATGACGAGTACCCAGACCTGAACAGGAACCAGCCTCAGCCCAGCAGTGAAGACCAGGTTGTGTTCTCCCACACGAACCTCAGGAAGACTATGTCTGCCAGCGCCAAGTTCTCCATCACCCCTGCGAAGAAGAAGTTTGGAGATTCAAACAGGAACTCTGAGGTGTTTGGTGCAGAAGacagggaaggaggagaagaagctACTCTGTCTGACAGTCCAACGGCAGCCTCGCCAGCTCCAACTAGTAAACCTCAGAACCGGACAAGTAAAACTGTCCGCATCATAGAAAGAGGGTCGGAGGAATGTATGTTTGCCAAAGACCTCCCCTCTTTCTTGGTTCCCAGCCCCGGAGCCAAACCCGATGGGGCAGAGCTGAAGAGCAGGGCTCAGAGTGAGATGGAGGAGTCTGAGAgtaaagaggagggagagaagcgGGGCCAGGACAGTGAGGATAAGCCCTCACCTTTTGGCATAAAGCTCAGGAGGACTAACTACTCCCTGCGTTTTCACAGCGAGCAGTCCACCGAGAAAAGGAAGAAACGCTACAGTGCTGGGGACAGCTTCGACGGTGTCCCTTCACCTCTCACCCCCATTGAGCCAGACTCTGACACTTCCTCAGTCTTTTCTGAAAAATCAAGTCCCGCATCGCCCCAGAAAGAAGGTGCGGTCTGCAAGTACTTACATGCGTCCGCCTCCCCCGCCGTCCCGCGGGCTAAACCGGGTAAGTCTACCAGCCCAACCGCACAAAGCGAAGGTGAGAAAGTGCTTTCAAAACCACCGCTCTACCGAAGACCAACCATGTCACCCAAACCTACCAGCACAGTCCCAACACCTCCTCCATCGCCGCTACCTAAAGTGGTCCACGGGCCTCCCAGTGATGCCACGATCCAGAGAACAGGGGGGACAGATTCATCCAGCCAGGAGCAGATGAGCAGGAGTGAGGAAGCTTCAGCGGTGGCTCAATTGCACCGGAGCAGCCAAGGCCAGGTCCAAGGGGAAGAGGAGCCGAAAGAGAAGAGATCATTCTTCCCCTCCATCAACATCCCCTGGAGAGAGAAGgtggacagaaagacagagctCATCAGGAAAG AAAAACCGTCACTACAGAGCAGGCACTCATTGGACAGTGCGAAGGTCCAAGAGAAGGAGTCTGGGCCCTTATGGATCACACTGGCTCTGCAGAAGCAGAAGGGCTtcagggagcagcagcagaaccGAGAGGAGCGTCGTACCCAAAGAGAAGCCAAACTGGCTGAAAAACAATCTAAAGAGAAAGACAGC GTTATGCTTGTGAGCCCCACAGGGAGCAAAGGCAGCGGGAGCACCAGTCCTTCTAAATCTCAGACACAAGAGGAGCCCAAGAGACCCGACAGCCTCCTGGGACGGTTGGAGCGTAGAGAACACCTGAAAAAAGCCAACACTTTACCCAGCTCTGTCACTG TTGAGATTGCAGACTCTACACCGTCGCCACCTGCTGTCAAGGAGGTGTCAAAGCGCTTCCCCTCCAGTGACTCTCCCCAAGTGTCCACGGAGCCGGCCTGGCTTGCCCTGGCCAAGCGAAAGGCCAAAGCCTGGAGCGACTGTCCTCAGATCATCAAATAA